A genomic window from Cotesia glomerata isolate CgM1 linkage group LG7, MPM_Cglom_v2.3, whole genome shotgun sequence includes:
- the LOC123269772 gene encoding uncharacterized protein LOC123269772 — protein sequence MPKKRKGANLSCRTSSSRAMRDLRARRSNEQIQEDNANLRARVSQLREQRSQEARDERNQQRQLERRQTRRLIVDRHRGIDQQRQQVHRAFTSNSFLRLAFQYEPDVEYYAHSKVVIGTLEKECLHCHALKFKNEPLGMCCSSGKVQLTEIETLPEPLHGLLIGTDPDSSLFLKSIRTFNSCFQMTSFGATEIVSYVAANGQQFNSTFKIKGQVYHKVGSLLPMPNESHKFLQIYFVGGEDSERALANRVDARCDFHNLNSPFARRIVSELDALLNEYNELLKFFKAHMHKLQSDNHAIVINPDRTPAGENVLRFNAPVVEDVAGIMVGDRTATRQIVIRRRNNDLQFISDTHRSYDALQYPLIFWKGQDGYYVNIKQRDPVTGAETNKNVSSKDFYSYRLMIRRSRDNIILRCRELCQQFMVDMYVKIESGRLRYLRYNQQKLRAEEYIHLRDAIANNADTAEIGNSVILPSSYIGSPRHMQEYIQDAMTFVREYGRPCLFITFTCNPKWPEITSLILPGQHAIHRHDITARVFKQKLKSLINFITKLHVFGPTRCWMYSVEWQKRGLPHAHILIWLVDKIRADDIDSLISAEIPDPSTDQLLFDIVTTNMIHGPCGNLNPSSPCMVDGKCTKRFPKDFTNDTVTHVDGYPIYRRRSTENGGQSFVKTINKADIDIDNRWVVPYSPLLSKTFDAHTNVELCSSVKSIMYICKYMHKGSDMAAFRVENTNVHSPPVNENDEITIYQIGRYISSNEAVWRIFGFPIHERDPAVIHLAVHLENGQRVYFTNDTALDRAINPPKTTLTEFFELCNRADAFGAFAQTLHYSEVPWYFTWTQSKQWMPRKKGIPVDPCFGLFKSNNLGRVYTVNPRQTECFYLRLLLVNVTGPLSFQDIRKVDGQQYPTYKDACLALGLLEEDNHWDSMLAEAALNCTGKQIRLLFAI from the exons ATGCCAAAAAAGCGCAAAGGGGCCAATTTGAGTTGTCGAACGAGCAGTTCCAGAGCCATGCGAGATTTAAGAGCACGAAGATCAAACGAACAAATTCAAGAAGACAATGCAAATTTGCGTGCGAGAGTGTCGCAGTTACGTGAACAACGATCACAAGAGGCACGAGATGAACGAAATCAACAAAGACAACTAGAACGAAGACAAACTCGCAGACTCATAGTCGACAGACATAGAGGAATTGACCAACAACGCCAACAAGTTCATCGAGCATTTACGTCAAATTCATTTCTTCGACTAGCATTCCAGTACGAGCCTGATGttgaatattatgctcattccAAAGTGGTTATTGGTACTTTGGAGAAGGAATGCCTGCATTGTCatgcacttaaatttaaaaatgagccACTCGGGATGTGTTGCTCATCAGGAAAAGTACAACTAACCGAAATTGAAACACTACCTGAGCCATTGCACGGTTTACTTATTGGTACTGATCCAGATTCTAGCTTATTCCTGAAGTCAATTCGCACATTCAATTCATGTTTCCAAATGACATCGTTTggagcaacagaaatagttAGCTATGTTGCAGCAAACGGTCAACAATTTAATTCCACATTTAAAATCAAAGGCCAAGTTTATCACAAAGTGGGCTCATTGCTGCCAATGCCAAACGAatctcataaatttttacaaatatactTTGTGGGTGGCGAGGACTCCGAACGTGCACTCGCCAATCGAGTGGATGCACGTTGCGACTTCCATAATCTTAATTCACCTTTTGCCAGGCGTATCGTCAGTGAGCTAGACGCTCTGTTAAATGAGtacaatgaattattaaaatttttcaaagcaCACATGCACAAGCTACAAAGTGACAATCACGCTATTGTCATCAATCCTGATAGAACACCAGCTGGAGAGAATGTACTTAGATTCAACGCACCTGTTGTTGAAGACGTTGCTGGAATCATGGTTGGTGACCGTACAGCTACGCGACAAATCGTGATTCGAAGAAGAAATAATGATCTTCAGTTCATCAGTGATACCCATCGTTCATATGACGCTCTCCAATATCCACTAATTTTCTGGAAGGGACAAGATGGATATTATGTAAACATTAAACAACGAGATCCCGTAACAG gagctgaaacaaataaaaacgTTAGCTCGAAggatttttattcatatcgTTTGATGATTAGACGCAGCCGAGACAACATCATTTTACGATGTCGTGAGCTTTGCCAACAATTTATGGTCGACATGTATGTGAAGATAGAGAGTGGACGACTAAGATACTTGCGATATAATCAACAGAAACTGCGTGCGGAAGAATATATTCACTTGCGAGATGCTATTGCGAATAACGCTGACACTGCCGAAATTGGTAACTCTGTTATCTTACCATCATCGTACATAGGTAGTCCACGTCACATGCAAGAATACATACAGGATGCTATGACTTTCGTGCGTGAATATGGACGACCGTgtctttttattacttttacatGTAATCCAAAATGGCCGGAAATAACATCGTTGATATTACCAGGACAACATGCAATACATCGTCATGACATTACAGCACGTgtgtttaaacaaaaattaaagtctttAATCAACTTTATTACCAAATTGCATGTATTTGGACCCACACGTTGTTGGATGTATTCAGTTGAGTGGCAAAAGCGTGGATTACCTCATGCTCACATTTTAATTTGGTTGGTCGACAAAATACGTGCTGATGACATCGATAGTTTGATTTCTGCAGAGATTCCAGATCCGTCTACTGATCAATTACTATTTGATATTGTTACTACAAACATGATTCATGGTCCGTGCGGAAATCTGAATCCTTCATCACCTTGCATGGTGGACGGAAAATGTACAAAGCGTTTTCCTAAAGATTTTACTAACGATACGGTCACACATGTTGACGGATATCCAATATATCGTCGAAGAAGTACCGAAAATGGCGGACAATCTTTCGTTAAAACTATCAACAAGGCAGACATCGACATTGATAATCGTTGGGTAGTACCATATTCACCTTTGCTGAGCAAAACATTCGATGCTCATACTAATGTTGAGTTATGCAGTTCGGTGAAGAGTATCATGTATATTTGCAAGTATATGCATAAAGGAAGTGATATGGCTGCATTTAGGGTTGAAAATACTAATGTTCATTCTCCTCCAGTGAatgaaaatgatgaaattacgATTTACCAAATTGGCAGGTATATCAGTTCCAATGAAGCTGTCTGGCGCATTTTCGGTTTCCCAATTCATGAACGGGATCCAGCAGTTATCCATTTAGCTGTCCATCTTGAAAACGGCCAGCGCGTATATTTCACCAACGATACAGCGCTTGATCGTGCTATAAATCCACCAAAAACTACGCTCACCGAATTTTTTGAACTGTGCAATCGTGCGGATGCTTTTGGTGCCTTCGCACAAACACTGCACTATTCTGAAGTTCCATGGTATTTTACATGGACTCAGTCAAAACAATGGATGCCCCGTAAGAAAGGGATACCAGTTGATCCGTGCTTCGGTTTAttcaaatcaaataatttggGTCGTGTATATACAGTCAATCCAAGGCAAACTGAGTGCTTTTATCTGCGACTATTGTTAGTTAATGTCACCGGACCATTGTCATTTCAAGATATACGGAAGGTAGATGGACAACAGTATCCTACGTATAAAGATGCATGCCTTGCTCTAGGCTTGCTAGAAGAAGACAACCATTGGGACAGTATGCTTGCTGAAGCAGCATTAAACTGCACAGGAAAACAAATTCGTCTACTATTTGCTATATAG